In Streptomyces sp. P3, one DNA window encodes the following:
- a CDS encoding aldehyde dehydrogenase family protein, giving the protein MADRTEPLHTPELREHRTIHSGGEWREAVSGATREIIDPADGRPFAVVAEGDEKDTDLAVAAARAAFDEGAWPRTPAAERAALLYRVADLLVRDRERLGLLESRDAGKTLEEGRVDIDCVADAFRYFAGLVAAESSGRVVDAGSADVHSVVVHEPVGVCALITPWNYPLLQASWKIAPALAAGNSFVVKPSEITPLTTVALIDLLAEAGLPAGVANLVTGPGHTVGSRLAEHPDVDLVSFTGGLVSGTKVAQAAAPTVKKVALELGGKNPNVVFADACATAEGFDTAVDQALNAAFIHSGQVCSAGSRLIVEESVRDRFVAELARRAGKIRLGRGTEDGVECGPLVSEQQRAKTEEYVASALAEGAVLRSGGRRPEPSPQRPESGYFYEPTVLDRCHREMRVVREEVFGPVLTVETFRTEDEAVALANDTEYGLAGGVWTADAGRARRVAGRLRHGTVWINDFHPYLPQAEWGGFGKSGVGRELGPAGLAEYREAKHVYQNLAPKPVRWFAG; this is encoded by the coding sequence ATGGCCGACAGGACCGAACCGCTGCACACGCCGGAGCTGCGGGAGCACCGGACGATTCACTCGGGCGGAGAATGGCGGGAAGCCGTCTCCGGCGCCACCCGCGAGATCATCGACCCCGCGGACGGCCGTCCCTTCGCCGTGGTCGCCGAAGGCGACGAGAAGGACACCGACCTGGCGGTCGCGGCCGCCCGTGCCGCCTTCGACGAGGGCGCGTGGCCGCGCACCCCCGCCGCCGAGCGCGCGGCCCTGCTGTACCGGGTCGCCGACCTCCTCGTCCGCGACCGCGAACGGCTCGGCCTGCTGGAGAGCCGGGACGCGGGCAAGACGCTCGAAGAGGGCCGTGTCGACATCGACTGCGTCGCCGACGCCTTCCGTTACTTCGCCGGTCTGGTGGCCGCCGAGTCGTCGGGCCGGGTGGTGGACGCGGGATCGGCCGACGTCCACAGCGTCGTCGTCCATGAGCCGGTCGGCGTGTGCGCGCTGATCACGCCCTGGAACTATCCGCTGCTGCAGGCGAGTTGGAAGATCGCTCCGGCGCTGGCCGCCGGCAACTCCTTCGTCGTCAAGCCGAGCGAGATCACGCCGCTGACCACCGTGGCGCTGATCGACCTGCTCGCCGAGGCGGGGCTGCCCGCCGGCGTCGCGAACCTCGTCACCGGTCCCGGGCACACGGTCGGCTCCCGGCTCGCCGAACACCCCGACGTCGACCTGGTGTCGTTCACCGGCGGCCTGGTCAGCGGCACGAAGGTCGCGCAGGCGGCCGCCCCGACCGTCAAGAAGGTCGCCCTCGAACTCGGCGGCAAGAACCCCAACGTGGTCTTCGCCGACGCCTGTGCCACCGCCGAGGGCTTCGACACCGCCGTCGACCAGGCCCTCAACGCGGCCTTCATCCACAGCGGCCAGGTCTGCTCGGCGGGCTCGCGGCTCATCGTCGAGGAGTCCGTCCGGGATCGTTTCGTCGCCGAACTCGCCCGCCGCGCCGGGAAGATCCGGCTCGGACGCGGCACCGAGGACGGAGTCGAGTGCGGCCCGCTCGTCTCCGAGCAGCAGCGCGCCAAGACCGAGGAGTACGTGGCCTCCGCCCTCGCCGAGGGCGCCGTGCTGCGTTCCGGCGGCCGCCGGCCCGAACCCTCCCCGCAGCGGCCCGAGTCGGGCTACTTCTACGAGCCCACCGTCCTCGACCGCTGCCACCGCGAGATGCGCGTCGTGCGGGAGGAGGTCTTCGGACCGGTCCTCACCGTCGAGACCTTCCGCACCGAGGACGAGGCCGTCGCTCTCGCCAACGACACCGAGTACGGCCTCGCCGGCGGCGTCTGGACCGCCGACGCGGGCCGTGCGCGGCGGGTCGCCGGCCGACTGCGCCACGGCACCGTCTGGATCAACGACTTCCACCCCTATCTGCCGCAGGCGGAGTGGGGCGGCTTCGGCAAGAGCGGCGTGGGACGCGAACTCGGCCCGGCCGGACTCGCCGAGTACCGCGAGGCCAAGCACGTGTACCAGAACCTCGCGCCCAAGCCCGTCCGCTGGTTCGCGGGCTGA
- a CDS encoding GMC family oxidoreductase, translating to MPQTSPVYDYVIVGGGTAGSVIASRLTENPDTTVAVIEGGPSDVGRDDVLTLRRWTGLLGGELDYDYPTTEQPRGNSHIRHSRARVLGGCSSHNTLIAFKPLPSDFDEWEAAGAEGWGAVPMEAYYARLLNNIVPVDEKDRNAVARDFVDAAQQATGVPRVEGFNSKPFDDGVGFFDLAYHPETNKRSSASVAYLHPVMDERPNLTILLETWAYRLELDGTHARGVHVRTQDGEEILVRARREVVLCAGAIDSPRLLLHSGIGPKADLDALGIPVVHNLPGVGENLLDHPESVIVWETHGPLPENSAMDSDAGLFVRRDPEHAGPDLMFHFYQVPFTDNPERLGYERPAHGVSMTPNIPKPKSRGRLSLQSADPAVKPALDFRYFTDEDDHDGRTLVDGIRIAREIAKTEPLARWLKREVAPGPHITGDEELSEYARKVAHTVYHPAGTCKMGAAHDELAVVDPQLRIRGLDGIRIADASVFPTMTAVNPMIGVLMVGERAVDLIGGDAR from the coding sequence ATGCCACAGACCTCACCCGTCTATGACTACGTGATAGTCGGAGGCGGAACCGCCGGTTCCGTCATCGCCTCACGGCTCACCGAGAACCCCGACACCACCGTCGCCGTCATCGAGGGCGGCCCCAGCGACGTCGGCCGCGACGACGTCCTCACCCTGCGCCGCTGGACGGGCCTGCTCGGCGGCGAGCTCGACTACGACTACCCCACCACCGAGCAGCCGCGCGGCAACTCCCACATCCGGCACAGCCGGGCGCGCGTCCTCGGCGGCTGCTCCTCCCACAACACCCTCATCGCGTTCAAGCCGCTGCCGTCCGACTTCGACGAGTGGGAGGCGGCCGGCGCCGAGGGCTGGGGAGCGGTCCCGATGGAGGCGTACTACGCGCGCCTGCTGAACAACATCGTCCCGGTCGACGAGAAGGACCGCAACGCCGTCGCCCGCGACTTCGTCGACGCCGCGCAGCAGGCGACCGGAGTCCCGCGCGTCGAGGGATTCAACAGCAAGCCCTTCGACGACGGCGTCGGCTTCTTCGACCTCGCCTACCACCCCGAGACCAACAAGCGGTCGTCCGCCTCCGTCGCCTACCTCCACCCGGTGATGGACGAACGTCCCAACCTCACGATCCTCCTGGAGACCTGGGCGTACCGGCTCGAGCTGGACGGCACCCACGCGCGGGGCGTGCACGTACGCACCCAGGACGGCGAGGAGATCCTCGTCCGCGCGCGGCGCGAGGTCGTGCTCTGCGCCGGCGCGATCGACTCGCCCCGGCTGCTGCTGCACTCCGGCATCGGTCCCAAGGCCGACCTGGACGCGCTCGGCATACCCGTCGTCCACAACCTGCCGGGCGTCGGCGAGAACCTGCTCGACCACCCCGAGTCGGTCATCGTCTGGGAGACCCACGGGCCGCTCCCGGAGAACTCCGCGATGGACTCCGACGCGGGTCTGTTCGTGCGCCGCGACCCCGAGCACGCGGGCCCGGACCTGATGTTCCACTTCTACCAGGTCCCCTTCACCGACAACCCGGAGCGGCTCGGCTACGAACGCCCGGCGCACGGCGTGTCGATGACCCCCAACATCCCCAAGCCGAAGTCCCGCGGACGGCTCTCCCTGCAGAGCGCCGACCCGGCGGTCAAGCCCGCCCTGGACTTCCGCTACTTCACCGACGAGGACGACCACGACGGCCGCACCCTCGTCGACGGCATCCGCATCGCCCGCGAGATCGCGAAGACCGAGCCGCTGGCCCGCTGGCTCAAGCGCGAGGTCGCCCCCGGCCCGCACATCACGGGCGACGAGGAGCTGAGCGAGTACGCGCGCAAGGTCGCGCACACCGTCTACCACCCTGCCGGCACCTGCAAGATGGGCGCCGCCCACGACGAACTCGCCGTCGTGGACCCCCAGTTGCGTATCCGTGGACTGGACGGCATCCGCATCGCGGACGCCTCCGTGTTCCCGACCATGACAGCCGTGAACCCGATGATCGGCGTGCTGATGGTCGGCGAACGGGCCGTGGACCTGATCGGAGGCGATGCCCGATGA
- a CDS encoding helix-turn-helix transcriptional regulator yields the protein MPARRVVTGRSQQPRKRFAEELRLLRNGRGESLRELAEHLGWDASTLGKMESGTNLGSPEVVEALDTHYGTPGLLLALWEVAMGDNSQFKEQYRRYMDLEAEALSLWHYGVSILPGVLQTAEYAREVLTLGGLKGPELEQQVEARTGRRKLLEGDDAPPFRALLSEAVLRTPLKDAKAWRGQLESLLEASERPGIALQVLPMRAGLYGLVSTDMMFLRLPDGTTVAYAENAHRGELIAETQAVERLQRRYDAMRDLAFSLVESRKFIMRMLEEVPCEPST from the coding sequence ATGCCTGCGAGACGAGTGGTCACCGGCCGCAGCCAGCAGCCCCGCAAACGTTTCGCGGAGGAACTGCGGCTGTTGCGCAACGGCCGCGGGGAGAGCCTGCGGGAGCTGGCCGAGCACCTGGGCTGGGACGCGTCGACGCTGGGCAAGATGGAGAGCGGCACGAACCTGGGCAGCCCGGAGGTCGTCGAAGCGCTGGACACCCACTACGGAACACCGGGACTGCTGCTGGCCCTGTGGGAAGTCGCGATGGGCGACAACAGCCAGTTCAAGGAGCAGTACCGGAGATACATGGACCTGGAGGCCGAGGCACTGAGCCTGTGGCACTACGGCGTAAGCATCCTGCCGGGCGTGCTTCAGACGGCGGAGTACGCGCGCGAAGTGCTCACGCTGGGCGGCCTCAAGGGGCCGGAACTGGAGCAACAGGTCGAAGCCCGCACGGGCCGAAGGAAGTTGCTGGAAGGCGACGACGCACCACCGTTTCGCGCCCTTCTCTCCGAGGCGGTGCTGCGAACGCCCTTGAAGGACGCCAAGGCCTGGCGGGGCCAGTTGGAGTCCCTGTTGGAGGCGTCGGAGCGTCCGGGCATCGCGCTGCAGGTACTGCCGATGAGGGCCGGTCTGTATGGACTCGTCAGCACGGACATGATGTTCCTGCGTCTGCCGGACGGGACCACCGTGGCGTACGCCGAAAACGCTCACCGGGGCGAACTCATCGCTGAAACCCAGGCAGTTGAGCGGCTTCAGCGGCGTTACGATGCGATGCGCGACCTGGCGTTTTCTCTGGTCGAGTCACGAAAGTTCATCATGCGAATGTTGGAGGAAGTGCCGTGCGAGCCATCGACCTGA
- a CDS encoding DUF397 domain-containing protein: MRAIDLSHVTWRKSSYSNPDGGQCLEVADHVPAVVPVRDSKTPERGAVLFGADAWASFVSALKQS, translated from the coding sequence GTGCGAGCCATCGACCTGAGCCACGTCACCTGGCGCAAGTCCAGCTACAGCAATCCCGACGGCGGCCAGTGCCTCGAAGTCGCCGACCACGTGCCGGCCGTCGTCCCCGTCCGGGACAGCAAGACCCCCGAGCGCGGAGCGGTCCTCTTCGGCGCCGATGCCTGGGCGAGCTTCGTCAGCGCCCTCAAGCAGAGCTGA
- a CDS encoding helix-turn-helix transcriptional regulator yields the protein MGAWQPLPDGLPSEVRHFVEQLRQLKDGTGLSLAALGARTAYSKSSWQRYLNAVQPPPRQAVAALCRVAGLAGAEAERHVVRWELAVEAWPRPAPADPTEAYQEDPTVPWWDRPEEPAPGSAGRLLLYAALLLLALLLAVVGGALVLG from the coding sequence ATGGGCGCCTGGCAGCCGCTGCCGGACGGGCTGCCGTCGGAGGTGCGGCACTTCGTGGAGCAGTTGCGGCAGCTCAAGGACGGTACGGGCCTCAGTCTTGCCGCACTCGGCGCGCGCACCGCGTACAGCAAGTCCTCCTGGCAGCGTTACCTCAACGCCGTCCAGCCGCCGCCCCGGCAGGCCGTCGCCGCGCTGTGCCGGGTCGCGGGACTGGCCGGTGCGGAGGCCGAACGGCACGTCGTCCGCTGGGAGCTGGCGGTCGAGGCCTGGCCGCGCCCGGCACCGGCCGACCCGACCGAGGCATACCAGGAGGATCCGACGGTTCCCTGGTGGGACCGTCCGGAGGAGCCCGCACCCGGATCGGCCGGACGCCTCCTGCTCTACGCGGCCCTGCTCCTGCTGGCGCTGCTGCTCGCCGTTGTCGGCGGCGCGCTCGTCCTCGGCTGA
- a CDS encoding malate dehydrogenase, giving the protein MTRTPVNVTVTGAAGQIGYALLFRIASGQLLGADVPVRLRLLEITPALKAAEGTAMELDDCAFPLLQGIDITDDANVAFDGANVALLVGARPRTKGMERGDLLEANGGIFKPQGKAINDHAADDIKVLVVGNPANTNALIAQAAAPDVPAERFTAMTRLDHNRALTQLAKKTGSTVADIKRLTIWGNHSATQYPDIFHATIAGKNAAEVVGDEKWLAEDFIPTVAKRGAAIIEARGASSAASAANAAIDHVHTWVNGTAEGDWASMGIPSDGSYGVPEGLISSFPVTVKDGVYEIVQGLDVNEFSRTRIDASVQELAEEREAVRALGLI; this is encoded by the coding sequence ATGACCCGCACTCCCGTGAACGTCACCGTGACCGGCGCGGCCGGCCAGATCGGTTACGCCCTGCTCTTCCGCATCGCCTCCGGCCAGCTGCTCGGCGCGGACGTGCCGGTCAGGCTGCGCCTGCTGGAGATCACCCCGGCGCTCAAGGCCGCCGAGGGCACCGCCATGGAGCTGGACGACTGCGCGTTCCCGCTGCTCCAGGGCATCGACATCACCGACGATGCCAACGTCGCCTTCGACGGCGCCAACGTGGCCCTCCTCGTCGGCGCCCGCCCGCGTACCAAGGGCATGGAGCGCGGCGACCTCCTCGAGGCCAACGGCGGCATCTTCAAGCCGCAGGGCAAGGCCATCAACGACCACGCCGCGGACGACATCAAGGTCCTCGTCGTCGGCAACCCGGCCAACACCAACGCCCTGATCGCCCAGGCCGCCGCGCCGGACGTACCGGCCGAGCGCTTCACCGCGATGACCCGCCTCGACCACAACCGCGCGCTGACCCAGCTCGCGAAGAAGACGGGCTCGACGGTCGCCGACATCAAGCGTCTGACCATCTGGGGCAACCACTCGGCCACCCAGTACCCGGACATCTTCCACGCCACGATCGCCGGCAAGAACGCCGCCGAGGTCGTGGGCGACGAGAAGTGGCTGGCGGAGGACTTCATCCCGACCGTCGCCAAGCGCGGCGCGGCCATCATCGAGGCGCGTGGCGCGTCCTCCGCGGCGTCGGCCGCCAACGCCGCCATCGACCACGTCCACACGTGGGTCAACGGCACCGCCGAGGGCGACTGGGCCTCCATGGGCATCCCGTCGGACGGCTCCTACGGCGTCCCGGAGGGCCTGATCTCCTCCTTCCCGGTCACCGTGAAGGACGGCGTCTACGAGATCGTCCAGGGCCTGGACGTCAACGAGTTCTCCCGCACCCGCATCGACGCGTCGGTGCAGGAGCTGGCGGAGGAGCGCGAGGCGGTTCGCGCACTCGGCCTGATCTGA
- a CDS encoding glycine betaine/L-proline ABC transporter ATP-binding protein gives MSTDTNTGTDTSTSTDTTARTSIEERPPVFSVDGLWKVFGPKADTVPADPELASLPPAELRSRTGCTAAVRDVSFDVRKGEVFVVMGLSGSGKSTLVRCLTRLIEPTAGSIAIEGEDVRAMDRNRLRELRRHRAAMVFQHFGLLPHRTVVDNVAYGLEIQGVGRSERRARARQVVEKVGLEGMEHRRPSELSGGQRQRVGLARALAVDPEVLLFDEPFSALDPLIRRDMQEEVVRLHREEGRTMVFITHDLSEALKLGDRIALMRDGRVVQLGTPEEIVGSPADDYVREFVRDVPREQVMTVRRAMRAGECGGPGHPGAIAADAVVAEAIQVVSRSHKPACVVEDGRCLGVVDHERLLDVVAGTELRKEAV, from the coding sequence ATGAGCACCGACACCAACACCGGCACCGACACCAGTACCAGTACCGACACGACCGCCCGCACGAGCATCGAGGAGCGTCCGCCGGTCTTCTCGGTGGACGGCCTGTGGAAGGTGTTCGGCCCCAAGGCCGACACCGTCCCCGCCGACCCCGAGCTGGCCTCCCTGCCCCCCGCCGAGCTCCGCTCCCGCACCGGCTGCACCGCCGCCGTCCGGGACGTCTCCTTCGACGTGCGCAAGGGCGAGGTCTTCGTCGTCATGGGCCTGTCCGGCTCCGGCAAGTCCACCCTCGTGCGCTGCCTGACCCGGCTGATCGAGCCGACCGCCGGCAGCATCGCCATCGAGGGCGAGGACGTGCGCGCCATGGACAGGAACCGGCTGCGCGAACTGCGCCGGCACCGGGCCGCGATGGTCTTCCAGCACTTCGGCCTGCTCCCGCACCGCACCGTCGTCGACAACGTGGCCTACGGCCTGGAGATCCAGGGCGTCGGCAGGTCCGAGCGCCGCGCCCGGGCCCGGCAGGTCGTCGAGAAGGTCGGCCTGGAAGGCATGGAGCACCGCAGGCCCAGCGAGCTGTCCGGCGGGCAGCGCCAGCGCGTCGGACTGGCCCGCGCGCTCGCCGTGGACCCCGAGGTCCTGCTCTTCGACGAGCCGTTCAGCGCCCTCGACCCGCTGATCCGGCGCGACATGCAGGAGGAGGTCGTCCGGCTGCACCGGGAGGAGGGCCGCACGATGGTCTTCATCACCCACGACCTCAGCGAGGCACTCAAGCTCGGCGACCGCATCGCCCTCATGCGCGACGGCCGGGTGGTGCAGCTCGGCACCCCGGAGGAGATCGTCGGCTCGCCCGCCGACGACTACGTCCGCGAGTTCGTCCGCGACGTCCCGCGCGAGCAGGTCATGACGGTCCGCAGGGCCATGCGGGCCGGCGAGTGCGGCGGCCCCGGCCACCCGGGCGCGATCGCCGCCGACGCGGTCGTGGCCGAGGCGATCCAGGTCGTGTCGCGCAGCCACAAGCCCGCGTGCGTCGTGGAGGACGGCCGGTGTCTGGGGGTCGTCGATCACGAACGGCTCCTGGACGTCGTGGCCGGAACGGAGCTCCGCAAGGAGGCGGTCTGA
- a CDS encoding DUF3017 domain-containing protein, whose amino-acid sequence MDGSDGRIAGGGGHGVEGGDDIEVRDPISAPDADGVPRRTTRRFPKFTRDTARPEGAGRAAPGDALAARQWPIIAVLGIVALGLLVTALDVFRIGTILIGVGLLTGAVLRWLLPGVGMLAVRSRFTDIVTYGVLGTVIVLLALMAQPEPLLQIPFLKDTLHFTVSSN is encoded by the coding sequence ATGGACGGGTCGGACGGCCGTATCGCCGGCGGGGGCGGCCACGGGGTCGAGGGCGGCGACGACATCGAGGTGCGGGATCCGATCAGCGCGCCCGACGCCGACGGCGTACCGCGCCGCACCACCCGCCGCTTCCCCAAGTTCACCCGGGACACCGCGCGTCCCGAGGGTGCCGGGAGGGCGGCGCCGGGCGACGCGCTGGCCGCCCGGCAGTGGCCGATCATCGCCGTGCTGGGCATCGTCGCACTCGGTCTGCTGGTGACGGCGCTCGACGTGTTCCGGATCGGCACCATCCTGATCGGCGTCGGACTGCTGACCGGCGCGGTCCTGCGCTGGCTGCTGCCCGGCGTCGGCATGCTCGCGGTGCGCTCCCGCTTCACCGACATCGTGACCTACGGGGTGCTCGGCACGGTCATCGTCCTGCTGGCGCTGATGGCGCAGCCGGAACCGTTGCTGCAGATCCCGTTCCTCAAGGACACCCTGCACTTCACGGTCAGCAGCAACTGA